In Halococcus salifodinae DSM 8989, one DNA window encodes the following:
- a CDS encoding chorismate mutase, with translation MADDDPDRRCMDGMSLDELRAEIESIDQELVELIARRTYVAETVADVKRERDLPTTDERQEERVMERAGENAKRFGVDDNLVKATFRLLIELNKVEQREQR, from the coding sequence ATGGCTGACGACGACCCGGACCGACGGTGCATGGACGGGATGAGCCTCGACGAGCTGCGAGCGGAGATCGAATCCATCGACCAGGAGCTGGTCGAACTCATCGCGCGGCGCACGTACGTCGCCGAGACGGTCGCCGACGTCAAGCGCGAGCGTGACCTTCCGACGACCGACGAGCGCCAGGAGGAGCGAGTGATGGAGCGCGCCGGTGAGAACGCAAAGCGCTTCGGCGTCGACGACAACCTCGTGAAGGCGACCTTTCGACTACTGATCGAACTCAACAAGGTCGAACAGCGCGAGCAGCGCTGA
- a CDS encoding DUF7351 domain-containing protein translates to MSKPDIQECVECVAPADAFALIGNETRLSILEALWRTDEEPVRFSTLNDAVGMRDSAQFNYHLGKLTDQYVRKTDDGYELRNAGAKVVRAVIAGSFNEHPHLDSFAIDDGCTRCGEALVASYADEMLALDCPDCGRAHGEYSFPPGGLHDRTNEEVLDAFDQRVRHLHCLAKDGVCPECSGRMETTISKEGECCLGVGLRADHVCEHCDHSLCSAIGLSLLDRSPVVAFYRDHGIDLGAQPYWQLGWCVSDDYTTVRSDEPWELEIDIVLDDERLRATLDGDLALVDSQRIDA, encoded by the coding sequence ATGAGCAAGCCGGACATCCAGGAGTGTGTCGAGTGCGTCGCACCGGCCGACGCGTTCGCGCTCATCGGGAACGAGACCCGGCTGAGCATCCTCGAAGCGCTCTGGCGCACAGACGAGGAACCCGTGCGGTTCTCGACGCTCAACGATGCGGTCGGCATGCGTGACAGCGCGCAGTTCAACTACCACCTCGGGAAGCTCACCGACCAGTACGTCCGGAAGACCGACGACGGCTACGAGCTCCGGAACGCCGGCGCGAAGGTCGTCCGAGCGGTGATCGCGGGGTCGTTCAACGAACACCCGCACCTCGATTCGTTCGCGATCGACGACGGCTGCACCCGGTGTGGCGAGGCGCTCGTCGCGAGCTACGCCGACGAGATGCTGGCGCTCGACTGTCCCGACTGCGGCCGGGCCCACGGCGAGTACTCCTTCCCGCCCGGCGGGCTCCACGACCGCACGAACGAGGAGGTGCTCGACGCGTTCGACCAGCGGGTGCGCCATCTCCACTGCCTCGCGAAAGACGGCGTCTGTCCCGAGTGCAGCGGCCGAATGGAGACCACGATCTCGAAGGAGGGCGAGTGCTGTCTCGGCGTCGGGCTCCGGGCGGATCACGTCTGCGAGCACTGCGATCACAGCCTCTGCTCGGCGATCGGGCTGAGTCTGCTCGATCGTTCGCCCGTCGTGGCCTTCTACCGCGACCACGGGATCGATCTCGGGGCGCAGCCGTACTGGCAGCTCGGCTGGTGTGTGAGCGACGATTATACTACTGTTCGGTCGGACGAGCCGTGGGAGCTCGAAATCGACATCGTGCTCGACGACGAACGGCTCCGAGCGACCCTCGACGGCGATTTGGCGCTCGTCGATAGCCAGCGCATCGACGCCTAA
- a CDS encoding AbrB/MazE/SpoVT family DNA-binding domain-containing protein has translation MSTETDAQGRLYIPKEVREQYGEQYHLVTYEDRIELVPVADDPLAAVRRAAGDLDDAAIETIEADIEAAAKADARRRDDDG, from the coding sequence ATGTCAACGGAGACGGACGCACAGGGACGGCTGTACATCCCGAAAGAGGTGCGGGAGCAGTACGGCGAGCAGTACCATCTCGTCACGTACGAGGACCGCATCGAACTCGTTCCAGTCGCGGACGACCCGCTTGCGGCCGTCCGTCGGGCAGCAGGTGACCTCGACGACGCAGCCATCGAAACCATCGAAGCGGATATCGAAGCGGCGGCGAAGGCCGACGCTCGGCGGAGAGACGACGACGGATGA
- a CDS encoding AAA family ATPase, with the protein MSGADDDGVELTVSGAQKRDAGRGVARLPESARRSLGVLSGDTVVIVGEHATVAKVWPAGGDLAGDAVRVDADTRTNAGVNVGDTVRVRPVSVADADRITIDVPGSVDAAADDLAALLKRALLDRPIKAGEQFRIERLGPTAFSIAATRPEGTVRVTRETRVTTRAGSAASSEPAQTGTASGVESAPATDATGGDGTPRVAYEDIGGLDDELDQVREMIELPLSEPELFQELGIDPPSGVLLYGPPGTGKTLIARAVAGEVDAHFSTISGPEIVSKYKGESEEKLREAFDAAAANEPAVVFIDEIDSIGGARGDDADMETRVVAQLLTLMDGLEDRGRVVVIGATNRVDAIDPALRRGGRFDREIEIGVPGEAGRREILDVHTRSMPLADDVSLDRLAGRTHGFVGADLESLAVEAAMAALRGRDERDALDVTRADFERAMAAVDPSAMREYVAETPDVGFDDVGGLDAAKQTLTEAVEWPLSYGALFEAAATDPPAGVLLHGPPGTGKTMLARALAGESDVNFISVAGPEILDRYVGESEKAVREVFDRARQAAPAIVFFDEIDAIAGGRGEKHEVTERVVSQLLTEIDGLAENPNLMVLAATNRRDAIDPALLRPGRIESHVEVPAPDEAARRAILDVHTREKPVADDIDLDRLAADTAGYSGADIEALCRAASMRAIREIAGAYDPEEAETHADEISITEEHFETARESVEPTFE; encoded by the coding sequence ATGTCCGGTGCGGACGACGACGGCGTCGAACTCACGGTGTCTGGCGCACAGAAACGCGACGCGGGGCGGGGGGTGGCGCGGCTCCCCGAATCCGCGCGGCGCTCGCTGGGCGTCCTCAGCGGCGACACCGTCGTGATCGTCGGCGAACACGCCACCGTGGCGAAGGTCTGGCCCGCCGGGGGCGATCTCGCTGGCGACGCGGTCCGGGTCGACGCCGACACCCGGACCAACGCCGGCGTGAACGTCGGCGACACAGTACGGGTCCGCCCCGTTTCGGTCGCCGACGCCGACCGAATCACGATCGACGTTCCGGGCTCAGTCGACGCCGCAGCCGACGATCTCGCGGCGCTGCTCAAACGCGCACTGCTCGACCGACCGATCAAGGCGGGCGAGCAGTTCCGGATCGAACGTCTCGGCCCGACGGCCTTCTCGATCGCCGCGACCCGCCCAGAGGGTACCGTTCGCGTGACTCGGGAGACACGAGTCACGACCCGCGCCGGGAGCGCGGCGTCGAGCGAACCCGCACAAACAGGGACCGCCAGCGGAGTGGAATCGGCTCCCGCGACCGACGCGACCGGCGGCGACGGCACACCCCGCGTGGCCTACGAGGACATCGGCGGGCTCGACGACGAACTCGATCAAGTGCGAGAAATGATCGAGCTTCCCCTCTCCGAACCCGAGCTGTTCCAGGAGCTGGGGATCGATCCCCCCTCCGGCGTGCTGCTCTACGGGCCGCCCGGAACGGGGAAAACGCTGATCGCGCGGGCGGTGGCCGGCGAGGTCGACGCCCACTTCTCGACCATCTCGGGACCAGAAATCGTCTCGAAGTACAAGGGCGAGTCCGAAGAAAAGCTCCGCGAGGCGTTCGACGCCGCGGCCGCGAACGAGCCCGCCGTCGTCTTCATCGACGAGATCGACTCGATCGGGGGCGCGCGCGGCGACGACGCCGACATGGAGACCCGCGTCGTGGCCCAGCTACTGACGCTGATGGACGGGCTGGAGGACCGCGGCCGGGTGGTCGTGATCGGCGCGACCAACCGAGTGGACGCGATCGATCCCGCACTCCGGCGGGGTGGCCGGTTCGATAGGGAAATCGAGATCGGCGTGCCGGGCGAGGCGGGACGGCGCGAAATCCTCGACGTCCACACCCGTTCGATGCCGCTCGCCGACGACGTCTCGCTCGATCGGCTCGCTGGCCGCACTCACGGGTTCGTGGGTGCTGACCTCGAATCGCTCGCGGTCGAAGCCGCGATGGCGGCGCTCCGGGGCCGCGACGAACGCGACGCACTCGACGTCACCCGCGCGGACTTCGAGCGCGCGATGGCGGCCGTCGACCCCTCGGCGATGCGCGAGTACGTCGCCGAGACGCCCGATGTGGGGTTCGACGACGTGGGCGGGCTCGACGCCGCGAAACAGACGCTCACGGAGGCGGTCGAGTGGCCGCTCTCATACGGTGCCCTGTTCGAAGCGGCCGCGACCGATCCGCCAGCCGGCGTGCTGCTCCACGGCCCGCCCGGAACCGGGAAGACGATGCTCGCCCGCGCGCTCGCCGGCGAGAGCGACGTCAACTTCATCTCGGTCGCGGGGCCCGAGATCCTCGATCGCTACGTCGGCGAATCGGAAAAAGCGGTCCGTGAGGTGTTCGATCGGGCGCGCCAGGCCGCGCCCGCGATCGTCTTCTTCGACGAGATCGACGCGATCGCCGGCGGGCGCGGCGAGAAACACGAGGTCACCGAGCGCGTGGTCTCCCAGCTCCTCACCGAGATCGACGGGCTCGCAGAGAACCCCAATTTGATGGTGCTCGCCGCCACCAACCGCCGGGACGCGATCGATCCCGCCTTGTTGCGTCCGGGCCGGATCGAATCCCACGTCGAAGTCCCCGCGCCCGACGAGGCCGCGAGGCGCGCGATCCTCGACGTCCACACCCGCGAGAAGCCGGTTGCTGACGACATCGATCTCGATCGGTTGGCTGCCGACACCGCGGGATACTCAGGGGCAGACATCGAGGCGCTCTGCCGGGCGGCCTCGATGCGCGCGATCCGCGAGATCGCGGGCGCGTACGACCCGGAGGAGGCCGAAACTCACGCCGACGAGATCAGTATCACCGAAGAGCACTTCGAAACCGCACGCGAGTCCGTCGAGCCGACCTTCGAGTGA
- a CDS encoding small ribosomal subunit Rsm22 family protein, whose protein sequence is MNDEQREAVRANAKYLREIRPIDPEEIHEYVDGQPHPAAVRTVLQESAVDLGLVERADGIFVPVSEEPIALDFDGVERFPESHARRLEDLLVERCGPGWPDGESGNGLRERIRTFKESYFAGAQVEYDAETALAYAIYHLPDYYAAIQYVLADLAADGLLPRRLRVLDIGAGVGGPAIGLADLLPDDALVEYHAVEPSPAADVLDALLDGTGKNFRPTIHRTPIEEFTFEDEYDLVLAANVLSELDEPIGIVERALDSLAADGSVVALAPADRETSIGLREIERSVADEGPASIYAPTVRLWPGHAPTDRGWSFDVKPDLAVPPFQRRLDDAASGPDAEPGEFVNVDVQYSHSILRTDGRRRIEFTPDAGRTAKMADAERHVSERVDLVAAKLSHSLAAGDNPLFKISDGSERTDHYAVCVRESALNRDLLAAEYGSLLRFENGLLLWNDDEDAYNLVVDAETVVDRIPV, encoded by the coding sequence ATGAACGACGAGCAGCGCGAGGCGGTCCGCGCGAACGCGAAGTATCTCCGCGAGATCCGCCCGATCGACCCCGAAGAGATCCACGAGTACGTCGACGGCCAGCCCCACCCCGCCGCCGTTCGGACCGTCCTCCAGGAGTCGGCGGTCGATCTCGGACTCGTCGAGCGGGCTGACGGGATCTTCGTCCCCGTCTCCGAGGAACCGATCGCCCTCGACTTCGACGGTGTCGAGCGGTTTCCCGAGTCCCACGCCAGACGGCTCGAAGACCTGCTGGTCGAACGGTGCGGTCCAGGATGGCCCGACGGCGAATCGGGCAACGGCCTCCGTGAGCGCATCCGGACGTTCAAGGAATCGTACTTCGCGGGCGCACAGGTAGAGTACGACGCCGAGACGGCGCTCGCGTACGCGATCTACCACCTCCCGGATTACTACGCCGCGATCCAGTACGTGCTCGCCGACCTCGCCGCCGACGGACTGCTTCCTCGCCGGTTGCGGGTTCTCGACATCGGCGCTGGTGTCGGTGGCCCGGCCATCGGCCTCGCCGACCTCCTTCCCGACGACGCCCTCGTGGAGTATCACGCGGTCGAGCCGAGCCCCGCGGCCGACGTGCTCGACGCGCTGCTCGACGGCACAGGGAAAAACTTCCGTCCAACGATCCACCGCACTCCGATAGAGGAGTTCACGTTCGAGGACGAGTACGATCTCGTGCTGGCGGCGAACGTCCTGAGCGAGCTCGACGAACCAATCGGAATCGTCGAGCGCGCGCTCGATTCGCTCGCGGCCGACGGCTCGGTGGTCGCGCTCGCCCCCGCCGACCGCGAGACGTCGATCGGTCTTCGGGAGATCGAGCGAAGCGTGGCCGACGAGGGGCCAGCGTCGATCTACGCGCCGACGGTGCGGTTGTGGCCGGGCCACGCGCCCACCGATCGCGGTTGGTCGTTCGATGTGAAACCCGATCTCGCCGTGCCGCCGTTTCAACGCCGGCTAGACGATGCAGCGAGCGGTCCCGACGCTGAACCAGGCGAGTTCGTGAACGTCGACGTTCAGTACTCTCACTCGATCCTCCGCACCGACGGCCGGCGACGGATCGAGTTCACGCCCGACGCCGGCCGCACGGCGAAGATGGCGGACGCCGAACGCCACGTCTCTGAACGGGTGGATCTCGTGGCCGCGAAGCTCAGCCACTCGCTCGCGGCGGGCGACAACCCGCTGTTCAAGATCAGCGACGGCAGCGAGCGAACCGATCACTACGCGGTCTGTGTTCGCGAGTCGGCACTCAATCGTGACCTGCTCGCGGCGGAGTACGGCTCACTCCTCCGGTTCGAGAACGGTCTCCTGCTCTGGAACGACGACGAGGACGCCTACAACCTCGTGGTCGACGCCGAGACGGTCGTCGACCGGATTCCCGTGTGA
- a CDS encoding amphi-Trp domain-containing protein: MAEKNIDEDELDRAEAADRLREIADDLESGEDFDVDIRNKTISLRPPSVIGFEVGARESSSILRGRRESVTITMDWRPD; encoded by the coding sequence ATGGCGGAGAAAAACATCGACGAGGACGAACTCGACCGTGCCGAAGCCGCCGACCGCCTCCGCGAGATCGCGGACGATCTCGAATCTGGCGAGGATTTCGACGTCGATATCCGCAACAAGACGATCTCGCTTCGTCCGCCTTCGGTCATCGGCTTCGAGGTCGGGGCGCGAGAGAGCTCCTCGATCCTCCGTGGCCGGCGTGAGTCGGTGACGATCACGATGGACTGGAGGCCGGACTGA
- a CDS encoding PIN domain-containing protein, with the protein MTVYVETDFLLALAKDSDWLQGSAEEALDEHEVETSAFSYLELVLARERYEFDFVPLVANLLELVPVRDEEEKQVVLKAVNYYDEGMTPFDAFHAATAETRSLDVLSSETDYENIDVERMP; encoded by the coding sequence ATGACGGTGTACGTCGAAACCGACTTCCTGCTCGCACTCGCGAAGGACAGCGATTGGTTGCAGGGTTCGGCCGAAGAGGCGCTTGATGAGCACGAGGTCGAAACCTCGGCGTTCTCGTATCTCGAACTCGTCCTCGCGCGCGAGCGTTACGAGTTCGATTTCGTTCCGCTCGTGGCGAACCTCCTCGAACTCGTTCCCGTACGTGACGAAGAAGAGAAACAAGTCGTTCTGAAAGCCGTCAACTACTACGACGAGGGCATGACGCCGTTCGACGCGTTCCACGCAGCGACGGCGGAAACACGTTCGCTGGACGTACTTTCGTCAGAAACCGATTACGAGAACATCGACGTCGAGAGAATGCCATAG
- a CDS encoding shikimate kinase encodes MNGRASAPAAGTIINALATGRGAAFAIDRETTATVELHDEGDVTGEIDGAPDADTRLIERCVELVVAEYGDGEGAQVKTESEVPMAAGLKSSSAAANATVLATLDALGVPVDDGEGRTSESSAAAVSREAAARLGVRAAREAGVTVTGAFDDASASMLGGVTVTDNTGDELLARETVEWAVAVWTPDERAFSADADVARCERVVPVVEVTTDLALAGEYERAMTVNGLAFCAALDFPTEPAIAALAHVEGVSLSGTGPSYVAVGERSEVEKVQEAWDEYEGHTWLTTTRTDGAWTG; translated from the coding sequence ATGAACGGACGTGCGAGCGCACCGGCAGCGGGCACGATCATCAACGCGCTCGCCACCGGCCGCGGCGCAGCGTTCGCCATCGACCGCGAGACGACCGCGACGGTCGAACTCCACGACGAGGGGGACGTCACCGGTGAGATCGACGGCGCACCCGACGCCGACACCCGACTGATCGAGCGGTGCGTCGAACTCGTCGTCGCGGAGTACGGCGACGGTGAGGGAGCACAGGTGAAAACCGAGAGCGAGGTTCCGATGGCCGCCGGGCTGAAGAGTTCGAGTGCCGCCGCGAACGCCACCGTTCTCGCGACGCTCGATGCGCTCGGGGTGCCGGTCGACGACGGCGAAGGACGCACATCGGAGAGCAGCGCGGCCGCGGTGTCACGCGAGGCGGCCGCCAGGCTCGGCGTGCGCGCCGCCCGCGAGGCTGGCGTTACCGTGACGGGCGCGTTCGACGACGCCAGCGCCTCGATGCTCGGTGGCGTCACCGTCACCGACAACACGGGCGACGAACTCCTCGCGCGCGAGACGGTCGAGTGGGCGGTCGCGGTCTGGACGCCCGACGAGCGTGCGTTCAGCGCCGATGCCGATGTCGCGCGGTGCGAGCGGGTCGTGCCCGTCGTGGAGGTGACGACCGACCTCGCGCTCGCCGGCGAGTACGAGCGCGCGATGACCGTGAATGGGCTGGCGTTCTGTGCGGCGCTCGACTTCCCGACTGAACCCGCGATCGCGGCGCTCGCCCACGTCGAGGGGGTCTCGCTGTCGGGCACCGGGCCGAGCTACGTCGCGGTCGGCGAGCGATCCGAAGTCGAGAAGGTACAAGAGGCGTGGGACGAGTACGAGGGACATACATGGCTGACGACGACCCGGACCGACGGTGCATGGACGGGATGA
- the surE gene encoding 5'/3'-nucleotidase SurE translates to MQRMHVLLTNDDGIESTGLRVLYDALDDIGEVTVVAPADDQSAVGRTLSNRVTVEEHELGYAVAGTPADCVVVGVGSLCPDVDLVVSGCNQGANLGEYVLGRSGTVSAAVEATFFDVPAIAVSLYIPGGDIDFREYAARESEYDEAVRATTHLVDNATGNGVFDHADYLNVNAPIPARSTGERAAMETTHPSTVYEMDAVRDGSTITLSDHIWQRMDEGNVLDPEGTDRRAVVEGRVSVSPLTAPHTTEHHDTLDTVCAAYRDGE, encoded by the coding sequence ATGCAGCGCATGCACGTCCTCCTGACCAACGACGACGGGATCGAGAGCACGGGTCTCCGGGTGCTCTACGACGCACTCGACGACATCGGCGAGGTCACGGTCGTCGCGCCCGCCGACGATCAGAGTGCGGTCGGGCGCACGCTCTCGAACCGCGTCACCGTCGAGGAACACGAGCTGGGCTACGCGGTCGCCGGGACGCCCGCCGACTGCGTGGTGGTGGGGGTCGGCTCGCTCTGTCCCGATGTCGATCTCGTGGTCTCTGGCTGCAACCAGGGCGCGAACCTCGGCGAGTACGTCCTCGGCCGTTCTGGTACTGTCAGCGCCGCAGTCGAGGCCACCTTTTTCGACGTGCCCGCGATCGCGGTCTCGCTCTACATCCCCGGCGGCGACATCGACTTCCGGGAGTACGCCGCCCGCGAGTCCGAGTACGACGAAGCGGTCCGCGCGACGACCCACCTCGTCGACAACGCCACCGGCAACGGCGTGTTCGACCACGCCGACTACCTCAACGTGAACGCACCGATCCCCGCACGCTCGACCGGCGAACGCGCCGCGATGGAGACCACCCATCCCTCGACGGTCTACGAGATGGACGCCGTCCGCGACGGTTCGACCATCACCCTCAGCGACCACATCTGGCAGCGCATGGACGAGGGGAACGTTCTCGACCCGGAAGGGACCGATCGGCGCGCGGTGGTCGAGGGCCGGGTGAGCGTCTCGCCGCTGACCGCGCCCCACACCACCGAACACCACGACACGCTCGATACCGTCTGTGCGGCGTACCGCGACGGCGAGTGA
- a CDS encoding prephenate dehydrogenase/arogenate dehydrogenase family protein produces the protein MKLLVVGAGTMGRWFAGTVAAKRTADTELAFADADPDAATAAADAIDGRTIPLDSDEHFDAVCLAVPISAVEERIAAHATQADRAIFDITGVMTDPVTAMAEHAPDRERVSFHPLFAPENSPGTVAVVADAPGPVTDEIRAALAAENDLFETTPDEHDEAMATVQARTHAAVLAYALAAEDVREEFHTPISGPLDTLADQILSGSPDVYSEIQTAFDGAEAVADAAARIANADDEEFERLYREARDAHAGGSDDEPSDDPAGGREGKR, from the coding sequence ATGAAGTTACTCGTCGTCGGCGCTGGCACGATGGGCCGGTGGTTCGCCGGAACCGTCGCCGCGAAACGGACGGCCGACACGGAACTCGCCTTCGCCGACGCCGATCCCGACGCCGCGACGGCCGCTGCCGACGCGATCGACGGACGGACGATACCACTCGACAGCGACGAGCACTTCGATGCGGTCTGTCTGGCGGTCCCGATCTCGGCGGTCGAGGAACGCATCGCCGCGCACGCCACGCAGGCCGACCGCGCGATCTTCGACATCACTGGAGTGATGACTGACCCCGTGACGGCGATGGCCGAGCACGCCCCCGACCGTGAGCGGGTGAGCTTCCACCCGCTGTTCGCACCCGAGAACTCGCCCGGTACCGTCGCCGTGGTCGCGGACGCACCCGGTCCGGTGACCGACGAGATCCGCGCGGCGCTCGCGGCCGAGAACGATCTCTTCGAGACCACGCCCGACGAGCACGACGAGGCGATGGCCACAGTTCAAGCCCGCACCCACGCCGCGGTGCTCGCCTACGCACTCGCCGCCGAGGACGTTCGTGAGGAGTTTCACACCCCGATCTCCGGTCCGCTCGATACGCTCGCCGACCAGATCCTCTCGGGATCGCCAGACGTCTACAGCGAGATCCAGACCGCGTTCGACGGCGCGGAGGCGGTCGCCGACGCCGCAGCGCGAATCGCCAACGCCGACGACGAGGAGTTCGAACGGCTCTATCGAGAGGCACGCGACGCCCACGCTGGGGGATCGGACGACGAACCGAGCGACGATCCGGCCGGCGGCCGTGAGGGCAAGCGATGA
- a CDS encoding DUF7128 family protein — protein sequence MVVETERDGTTWYECEECGLMFDDTDDATQHEANCDAEDPNYIQ from the coding sequence ATGGTGGTCGAAACCGAGCGCGACGGCACGACGTGGTACGAGTGCGAGGAGTGCGGGCTCATGTTCGACGACACCGACGACGCGACACAGCACGAGGCGAACTGCGACGCCGAAGACCCGAACTACATCCAGTAA
- a CDS encoding DUF5796 family protein, which translates to MSQRSEFSPDTLPVDLTDAGIVVEYTDGREVFYGGVPETVTGELTTAPGKEVHVLVTDPTETEGVLVYVNDRTTADSIIADTGVGRVLLDQDEETTLFPGVSVRETGYRTIVDADPQSARGRVFVFEEDDMGERAFEIVAED; encoded by the coding sequence ATGAGCCAGCGCAGCGAGTTCTCGCCGGACACCCTTCCAGTGGACCTCACCGATGCGGGGATCGTGGTGGAGTACACCGACGGCCGCGAAGTGTTCTACGGCGGCGTTCCAGAGACGGTCACCGGCGAGCTCACGACCGCACCGGGCAAGGAGGTCCACGTCCTCGTGACCGACCCCACCGAAACCGAGGGCGTGCTGGTCTACGTCAACGACCGCACGACCGCCGACTCGATCATCGCGGACACCGGCGTGGGACGCGTCCTGCTGGATCAGGACGAGGAGACCACGCTGTTCCCCGGCGTGAGCGTCCGCGAGACGGGCTATCGGACGATCGTCGACGCCGATCCCCAGTCCGCCCGTGGTCGAGTGTTCGTCTTCGAGGAGGACGACATGGGCGAGCGCGCGTTCGAGATCGTCGCCGAGGACTGA
- a CDS encoding nucleoside hydrolase, translating to MTQKVLFDTDPGCDDAVALSIALASDEIEVVGVSTVAGNTAVENTTHNALSILEHLDRTDVPVARGCEGPLCRDLETAEEIHGPGGIRGDPPEPTGEPVSQHGVEFIRDRVGEYGDDLTIVAIGPQTNLATALAIDEDLPATVDDIYLMGGAALCPGNVTPAAEFNFYVDPEAVSRVFRGATPKVVGLDVTEAATVPARTIEELAEEDEPQRTLAAWLGYSEVEAIRDGALAGDQAIHDATVIVDILDDVLDYREVPVAVGAGDGPFRGAIAPDIEGATDDLPTAQIALDVDESAHRDRIVDAIRGL from the coding sequence ATGACCCAGAAAGTCCTCTTCGACACCGATCCCGGCTGTGACGACGCCGTCGCGCTCTCGATCGCGCTCGCGAGCGACGAGATCGAGGTCGTCGGCGTGAGCACCGTCGCCGGCAACACCGCCGTCGAAAACACCACCCACAACGCTCTCTCGATCCTCGAACACCTCGATCGAACCGACGTGCCCGTGGCGCGGGGGTGTGAAGGCCCGCTGTGTCGTGACCTCGAAACCGCCGAGGAGATCCACGGCCCAGGCGGGATCAGGGGCGACCCGCCCGAACCGACGGGCGAGCCCGTCAGCCAGCACGGCGTCGAGTTCATCCGCGATCGAGTAGGTGAATACGGCGACGACCTCACGATCGTCGCGATCGGTCCCCAGACCAACCTCGCAACCGCGCTTGCCATCGACGAGGACCTCCCCGCGACCGTCGACGACATCTACCTGATGGGCGGCGCGGCGCTGTGTCCCGGCAACGTCACCCCGGCGGCAGAGTTCAACTTTTATGTCGATCCCGAGGCCGTCTCTCGGGTGTTCCGCGGCGCGACGCCCAAGGTGGTCGGCCTCGATGTCACGGAGGCAGCGACGGTCCCGGCGAGGACGATCGAGGAACTCGCGGAGGAAGACGAACCCCAGCGCACGCTCGCGGCGTGGCTCGGATACAGCGAGGTCGAGGCGATCCGGGACGGCGCGCTCGCCGGCGATCAGGCGATCCACGACGCGACCGTGATCGTCGACATCCTCGACGACGTGCTCGACTACCGGGAGGTTCCCGTCGCGGTCGGGGCCGGCGACGGCCCCTTCCGCGGGGCGATCGCCCCCGACATCGAGGGGGCGACCGACGATCTCCCGACCGCGCAGATCGCACTCGACGTCGACGAGTCGGCCCACCGCGACCGGATCGTCGACGCGATCCGCGGGCTGTGA